The following DNA comes from Chelmon rostratus isolate fCheRos1 chromosome 20, fCheRos1.pri, whole genome shotgun sequence.
TGGCGAACTGAGGTGGCGGCTCGTCTAGTCGTCCTTCTCCACTATGACCTCGCCGTGAAGCACCCTTCTCCTCTGCCGCAGCATGTGGAAGTAGagctgaggaaacactggaaaaaaagacGAAGACGCAGGATCGCTGAGTTGTCACTTTTCCAACTGGTGTTCTGAATGTGATAGGAAAGGTCTCCAAATAGCTCCAGAGGCTTCAGTGAGAAcatgcttcctgtctctctccagcaaaaacaaacataaaattatgaaaataactGATCTGGATACTAAGAAGCATCTTAGCATCATAGTCTGACCGTTGGCCATGTTTTATCATAAAGTGCAGCGTAGGACTAAGAAAGCTCCTTACGTGGGATGTAGGACAACATGACGATGATGAGGCAGTAGTAGTAGTCGAAGGACACGTTATACATGTTGGGGAGCCTCATGGAGTACATCCCAGACCTGCGCACGAACGGCAGAGCAGCATAAATGGTCATCAGTTCTCCGACGACTCCCAGGGGGTACAAGACGATGAAGAGGTTGTATCTGAAAGATGAGTTTTAACAATCAGCTGTGTGGCTCACAGATCAACACGGTCGCACACCTGCAACAAACACTCCTGCAGTTTAAGCATGTTAGAGCACACGCATGCTGGgatgtccaaacacacacagtccacactGCAACCACAATCATTGCATGCCTCCTCGAACCTGCTCACAATTAGCTTCAATTTCAAGGTCGCTCACATACAGTGAGCCTGAGCAGccaacagtcacacactcagATGTAAGCAGATGTAACATAAAGGatataattattttaaatattcgTAATAAGCAAGTGCTTTTGATAgtacaagtttttattttttagctcATTTACAACAAACTGCATGAAGCAATCCATAAATACCTGAATGAGCTGCGACTTTCCTGACTCACAGTGAATTGTGCTGTCAGTGTACTGGTATGCAGCAGTTTTGTTTGAGTGTTGTTGGAAAACTTTGACTTTAACAGTTGGCTGCCAAACAGCGGCTGATCAGGAATTGGTCAGGAATGCCGCTCAGGCGCCAGCCTTCAGTCGTGGATACTGGAAATATCCACGTTGTTCCGACAGAGGAGGTTGAGATAAAAGGACATCGAGGTCACAAAAATGGGACCAACTCCTTAGCGTCTACTTTTACAATATTaccttttttgaaaaaaaacttttttacatttaatgtaGCTTGTTGGAAACGTGTTGGTTCCACCATAAAGCTGTTCTTCATACTAAATAAGTGCAGTAAAAAGCGCTGCTGGAGTTTTGACCTTGTCAGACTTTTTGCCTTCACCCTGCTTTGGAAGTGGGTGTAGTTGTGCCAGAAATCTGCTTCTAAACCCTACTGGAGCAAACCAGCCAATCAAGAGAGATCTCCAGTGCTGACGATGGGTGGTGACTAAACCTTGGATCCGTGGTGAAAAAGCATTTGATTTGGGAGAGATTGTCGTTTGCAAAAATGCAGAATCTGCTTATGGCTGAAATTTGTGCACCACTGCCCTAAATGGTTGATTATTAAAGTGACATGTTTGatcacctgcagacagagacttaaatgcaaacacagacagtctCTCAACTTGGGTGAAAGTTAGGGTTTCAACAAGCTGGGATAACAGACTATCAAAATATGGTTCCTAATTTGTCATAAAATAATCTAAATCTCagaaaaagctgctgtttgtgaaattcttcatcatcttcttggCTCTCTGCTACAACTGCCTGTCACTTCACATGAGCGTGAGCTCGCCTGCCTCGCTTTGTGACAACACATGGCCTCTCGAGCATGATACACGCCGTGATTCAGGCGCACAGAGACCCCGCATTCAGTCAAGACCACAGCAAAGGCTCAGGGGAGCGTCTCAGCGGATGTGAGAGAAATGTTGGCCGAACATTCCATGACCAAAACAGATGGTCTTAAAAACAGGAGCAGCTGAACATGAGCCCCTCTCCCGGGGGCCTGGCGTCTCCTCCGTGCTTAAAGAAAGACGTGAAGCGTGGGGGGCAGGGAGGAGGGCGGCTTTTAACGCACGAGAATCAACAGCCGACACAAAAGAGCGACAGGCACGAAACGTAATTCTAACCTGACGATCACGTGACACAcggaagcagcagaaaaatgaatgttttgctGGTGAACCTCTGTTTGCGGTGACCTGGAGACAGAATAATGTCTCACCTTGTAAATGAGTGGATGTAATATGCAAACTTCAGTATTCTGAGGGGAGATCTCTGGGCTGTAAGATGCCAAGCCTGTGTGTTGGACAGCTATCAATGTGTACAGCTGACGGCCCTCCAGACGACTCCAATTTCAACTGAGCTACTGTAGCAGAGAGACGCACAAGGCCAGACTGCCACGTCACAGCTGCTCTTCATACAGTAGGCTTATGTCACTGTGCAGCTGAGAACTGAGGCAGTCGTCATCACGAGTCACTCATCATCGATGCAGTTTTAcgcttttctgtctttgcatttaaaacagcagtttttgttttcaagtTCCAAACTTTATGTCAGGAAGAATGTACGCCATTATAAACCACACTTCCTTCTACtttcaaatctgttttttaaatgattaaatccTTGATAAAACAGCCTGAAATGTCAGCCTGTGTTCTGTAACTTCTGCATTATCAGTACTGTCAGAGCACAATGTGAGCGGTTAGTTCTCCCAGCATTTACACAGAATGGCTAATGAGGTGCTaatcaataaacacacacatgcttctcCACTGTGTGTGAGCCAGGCGATACTTAATACACAAACGGCTGCACTACTTCCTGACGTAAAGCCCGTCTAGGCCCGGGGAGGGAAGCATGCCAGAGGTGAAATCGCCACATGCTCAGACAAAATGTGTCCGACACGGTAATGACACTTCAAGCTCATCCCGGCCGTGTCTCCACCTGGCCCATTTGATGAAGTACGGCAGGTGGTGGAGCAGGTTGAATGTGTAGTAGGAATATCTGGTAATCTCTGTCATCGTCCACACAACCAGGAATAGGATAACGCTTTCTTCACTCTGGATCTTCATTCAGGAGTcagaaaaaatggcaaatgtaCAGATTTACGGTGCTGCTCTCGCAGGCGGCGAGCACTGGTGTGTGGGAGCAACGATGgtaaatacaaaacaaacaaacctatGAGATGGCACAGGGGTTCTAGCACTTTCATGTAGCAGATGCCTAATTTGATTAAATTTATCTCAAGAAAAACTAATTAATATGTTCAGTCTCTATGTGGAGGTAACAGAcagtaaagaaaataacagtaaaattatgctgtttttcatttgcttgtgCGACTACATTTACTTTTAACtaaactttttcattttattttatgcactAGACATAAGCGAATacatgacaaatgacaaacaacactgtgcacaaaagcaaacaaaagaacatTGAAAAAGTTGAGGGGGCATCAATAAAGACTTGCTTGTGGGACTAACTAATAACCTGCCGCAGCAGCAGGGTGTCGTGCGGTCATAGTCACCTGTCTGATGCTGTTGGTGATGAACCAAACCATGAAAATCCGTGAACACACCTGAACCCCGGTCACAATCACAGAAGTCCTCACGATCCCTGCAGCGgagcaggagaagagaaaacaacagtcTGCGGCTGCACGGGTGCTGGCGtgtatttctttacatttaaacatGAGCCATAAGCAAAACTCATCACATACCGATGGCACAGTGTCCCACCTGTGAGGCAAGACACATACAGATCAGAATCTAAGTACAAAtaatcacaaaacaaacactgttcaaGTCAAATTCTTACCTCAACTAATGCAAAGGTTTGGAAAAACTTGAGCGTCCTTGCTATACTTCTGTACAGACCCTTGTGTGTGCCTTTCTGGATGTAGAAGCGTATCATCGCCATGGCCAAAACCAGCCACCTGTAGAAGGAAAAATACGGCAATATTACATAACGGCACCAGTCAGCGAGAACAGTAAGACTGTCAGGACGTACGGGGCGGACGGTCCAATGCCTCCTGTCTCCCAGTGC
Coding sequences within:
- the hacd1 gene encoding very-long-chain (3R)-3-hydroxyacyl-CoA dehydratase 1, yielding MASSEEDGTVEEKENNNKKRTKSALATAWLTFYNIAMTAGWLVLAMAMIRFYIQKGTHKGLYRSIARTLKFFQTFALVEVGHCAIGIVRTSVIVTGVQVCSRIFMVWFITNSIRQIQSEESVILFLVVWTMTEITRYSYYTFNLLHHLPYFIKWARYNLFIVLYPLGVVGELMTIYAALPFVRRSGMYSMRLPNMYNVSFDYYYCLIIVMLSYIPLFPQLYFHMLRQRRRVLHGEVIVEKDD